A genomic region of Solanum dulcamara chromosome 2, daSolDulc1.2, whole genome shotgun sequence contains the following coding sequences:
- the LOC129875581 gene encoding uncharacterized protein LOC129875581, with the protein MDQLQPQQPVQVYPNNPNNFPNQPNNIPMTQSSSSHNSSNGSFVSVFVVLAIVFVISVIACVVGRLCSKKSNGPKVKKSHGQPQKQKEGKQNKHNEFHNKRERGDIEFGFDKKIASSKVAAAHGDHYKASKPFKNSGGKGGVRFSDNHIDFKLGP; encoded by the coding sequence ATGGATCAATTGCAACCACAACAACCTGTTCAAGTTTATCCTAACAATCCAAACAATTTCCCAAACCAACCAAACAATATCCCAATGACTCAATCCTCTTCTTCTCATAACTCATCAAATGGTTCATTTGTGAGTGTTTTTGTTGTCCTAGCTATAGTTTTTGTCATATCTGTTATTGCTTGTGTTGTAGGACGTCTATGCAGCAAGAAAAGCAATGGTCCTAAGGTGAAGAAAAGTCATGGTCAAccacaaaaacaaaaagaggGAAAACAAAATAAGCACAATGAGTTTCATAATAAAAGAGAAAGAGGGGATATAGAATTTGGATTTGATAAGAAAATTGCAAGTTCTAAAGTGGCTGCAGCACATGGAGATCATTATAAGGCGTCTAAGCCTTTTAAGAATAGTGGAGGTAAAGGCGGAGTTAGATTTTCTGATAATCATATTGATTTCAAGCTTGGTCCATGA